The region CGCACTTCCAAAACCAGAATAGTAACCTGCATATCCTGCGGCTCCACTTGCTCCAAAAACACCAACGGCTAATGGACCTGTAGATACAACATTTACATTTCCAGAATATCCAGAAATTCTGTACGTTACCCAATCAGTATTGCCTAAAACAGGTTCTGCTAAAGCGGTATTTATTGGTGTGCCATTTACCGTTAAAGTAGAAGTAGAATAAGTTAAAACCATTAATTCTGCATTGTAAAAGGTGCTTCCAATTTCATTAATAGCAGGTAAGTAAACTGAATTCTGGAAAAAACAACTCAATGGAGGTATAAAATTTAAACCAGAAGTAGCATTACTAGGAGCACCTCCAATAATCTGATAGGCAAAAACCGGTTTAGAGGTTTCTACATATATGTTTTTATTATTAATCCCTTGATAATTGTTGTTGGGAACTAAGTAATATTCACCAGCGTTTAAAGTTGTTACTGCTATGGGATTACCGTTGACAAAAACTTGAGTGTTATCTTCGTTAGCTATTATTAAAGGTAATTCTACATCTTCACTTCCATTTCCTTCGATAAAGATATATTGTGTTCCAATTTGAGAAGCTGAAACAATTTGATCTAATGTAAAATCTTGGCCATCTTCGGTAATAGTCATACCGGCTAAAGCATTTCCAGTATTGACCGCAATTGGTTTGTTAGAGGTTAATAAGGCTCCAATTATTCCAGATAAATTAGCTGAAGTATCCGCATAACCACTAAATACTATGGATTGACCAGCATTTAAATTAAAAGTCTGACTGTCCGCAGTAATATTACCTGAGTCGGAAGCAAATACTACGCTTGTATCATAGTCTGATAAATTAATGGTTGTACCGTTTTCAGTTGCCATAACACTTGCAACAAAATTTCGAGGAGCACCTCCTGATGTCTGCGGTAAGCCACCAAGTCTAAAACTGGTTCCTATACCAGGGCGTCCTTTTGATATTAATGTTTCAGCATGATTGTTGGAACGCATTCTAAAACTTACATAAAAATCTTTTGTTCCTTCTAATATTAATCCTTTGTCTGATTCTACTGTATTAACATCAGTTAAGTCTAAAAACATTTTGGAAGGTTGACTGTTCCCAATTGTTACTGTTACTGGGTTCGTTTGTGAAACAGTAAATGGCGACCCAGGGATTGGCGTTCCATTGCCATAGGTAACATTAACTTGAAATGGAGTAGTTTCTGCTGTAGATATATATAAATAATGATCTGACACTACATTTGCTTGTCTGGCATGTAATGGTGGAATCCAATGTTTGTTACTCAATTGAGCATAGGAAAATAGACAAACAAAAAAACAGAAGATTAAATATGATTTATTCATTTAATTAGTGATAATTTTCGCAAATGTACTTTTTTTAGCTTATAGAAATAAAAAAAGGCACTAAAGGTGCCTTTTTTTAACATAAAATTATGTAAGATTAAAGATTTTCTTCAAATGTTTGATTCACATTTGGAGCAGCAGATCTTACATTTATAGCTTTTCCTGATGAATCAATAACAAATGCAACAAATGACATATTAGCTGAGTTTGTAATATTACTAGGAATAGCTAAATTGAAATTTTTTGTAACAGTTGCACCGTCTGTAGTGCCTGTTAAATCATCACCATCAACTAAATTAGTTAAACATGCTCTTAAAACATGGTCATGTTCAAAATTGGTTAACGTACTTGCTCCTCCAAAGTATGATGTATAGTTAGTCTGATTTTGAATAAGGTTGTCCTCTAAAACATATACAACTAATTTTAATCCTGTTAAATTTGCATCAAATTTTATATTAACATCAAGATTTATATTACCTCCAGAAACTGTTGAATTTAAAGCTAAACCTAAGTCTGAATTTAGTTTTATTAAATTTTTTGGTTCATTAATCGAGGTCTCGTTAATCCAATCAATTTTACGGTTCAATTTAGCTGTAGGATATCCCGTTAAACCAATGTAAGATTCTAACGCACTTGCTTCATAATTAAAGGGATCATAACCTGAAGAGCTTGGATTTGTACTTCCACGGTGAATAGCTACTGGAATTGCCGCTAATCCTTCGTTTTCAACTTTTTGAATTCCAAAAGCAACACGTGGACAATACCCACACCATGTTCCAGTGAAATCTTCAATTAAAACATTTTTTTTGAATTTACCTGCAATCGGTGTTTCAGTTTGATTGTTGTTTGAAGAACCAGAATTAGAATCTTCGTCATTGCTGCATGCAAGTAATGAAATTGCAATTGCAGAAAAAAGTAGTTTTTTCATAAATTATTGTTTTTTAGTAGTTTGGTTTACAAATAAACAATAAAATTTTTATTAAAAAAAAAAAAATCTTTTATTTGCCTCAATTTTAAACAACCTACTATTATGAAAAATTTAACAATGCTTGTATTACTAATGCTTGGAGCGTTTTGTAATGCACAAAAAAAATTACCTAATCTATCACTTTCTAATTTAGAAGGTAAAAATGTAAGTCTTGAAAAAGATTTTGCTGAAAAAGATAAATTGTATGTTTTTGCTTTTTGGGCAACTTGGTGCGCACCGTGTATTGAAGAACTTAATGAAATTGAAAATGTTTATGCCGATTGGAAAAGTGAATTAAACGTTGAAGTTGTTGCTGTTTCAATAGATGATTCTAGAACTGTGAAACGTGTTAAACCTTTAGTTAATGGTAAGGGCTGGGAATATGTAGTTTTGTATGATTCAAATCAGGACTTTAAAAGAGCTTTAGGAATTTCAAATCCGCCTTACATTGCTGTTGTGAAAAATGGTGAAATTATATATACTCAAAATGGTCATACACCTGGCAGTGAAGTGGAATTATTTGAAAAATTAAAGACTTTGAAATAATGAAAAAATTATTTTTAGCTTTAATTCTTGTAAATACAACACTAGTTGTTGGACAAGAACAAGATACCATTAAAAACAAACTTAAATTCTTCGGAGGGTATGAACATAATGGTCAATGGTATACGAATGATGTAAATCGAAAAATTCAACATGATTCTGTGCCACTTAGATCTAATAATTATTTGTCTTTAAATCTAAATTATGGAAAATTTACTGTAGGAACTCAAGTAGAATCTTATGTAAATGAAGCACTCTTAAATTTTAATCCAGAATATAGAAAGACCAATATTGGAACTTTTTATGCTAATTATAAATCGAATAAATTAGATGTAACTCTTGGTCATTTTTATGAACAGTTTGGAAGTGGATTAGCTTTGCGAACTTGGGAAGATCGCTCTCTTGGAATTAACAATGCTCTTAGAGGTGCACGAATTAAATACGCACCTATTGAAGGATTAGAATTGAGAGGTTTGTACGGAAGACAAAGAACTGGGTTTGCTATTTCCGCTGGACATATTTTCGGTTTAAATTTGGAGGCGCAATTGGCAACTCTTTTTAATTGGCAAAATTTCAATTTCAACTATGGGTTTAGTTATGTAGGTAGAAATGAAACTTTTCCAGAAGAAGTACTTACAAAAGCGGATGAGTTGACTTCAGTTTTTTCAAATCGACTTGAGTTTAATAGAAAAGGATTTTATTTTAATACAGAATATGTTTTCAAAACTGAAGACGTGATTTATAATTTAGCATCTTTAAAATATGATTTTGTAAAACCTGGAAATGCATTATTGTTGAATTTTGGTTTTGCAAAAAAAGGATTTGGAATAGATGTAAATTTGAGAAGGATAGAAAATATGATGCTTTTATCTGAAAGAAAGCCAACAGCTTACCCTGCTTTACAAAGTTCAAGCTTAAATTATAATGATAAATTTTTGAATTTTATACCTAGTTTAACAAAACAACATCATTCAAATTTGGCAAATATATACGTGTATCAGTCACAAAGTCAATTGGTTATGAATGAATCAACAAATACTAATAAGTTTGGAGAAATAGGTGGGCAAGTTGATGTGTTCTATGAATTTAAAAAAGGATCTAATTTAGGTGGAAAGTATGGTACTAAGATTGCATTAAATCTTGCTTCATGGTATAATTTAAAGGCAAAATTTGCTTATTATGACGCGTTTGGTAATTCCAAATTAGATTATAAAACAGATTTTTCAGGTTCTAAAGAAAAGTATTTTTCAGATTATAATATTGAAATATCTAAAAAGTTAACTCCTAAAATAAAATCATCTATTGCTTATATTAATCAATATTACAATAATCAACAAATTCAAGGTATTTTTCAAGATTATTTAGTTAAAACAAATATCTTGTTTGTGGAATCTACTTTTATCTTACCTAAATCAAAAGCAATTACGGTTTCTGCTGAACACATGTGGGCAAATAATGATCGTAAAAATTGGTTAGGTGGTTCAATTGAGTATAATCATAATGCAAATTGGTCCATTTTTGCAATGGATATGTTTAATTATGGATATGATGAATCCATTCATCCAATAAACTCAATAGACTTATTTGATATACATTTTTATAATTTTGGTACTGCTTATAAAAAAGGAAGTACAAGAATTGCATTGAATTATGGACGTCAACGTGGTGGTTTAG is a window of Flavobacterium indicum GPTSA100-9 = DSM 17447 DNA encoding:
- a CDS encoding TlpA family protein disulfide reductase encodes the protein MKNLTMLVLLMLGAFCNAQKKLPNLSLSNLEGKNVSLEKDFAEKDKLYVFAFWATWCAPCIEELNEIENVYADWKSELNVEVVAVSIDDSRTVKRVKPLVNGKGWEYVVLYDSNQDFKRALGISNPPYIAVVKNGEIIYTQNGHTPGSEVELFEKLKTLK
- a CDS encoding Omp28-related outer membrane protein; the encoded protein is MKKLLFSAIAISLLACSNDEDSNSGSSNNNQTETPIAGKFKKNVLIEDFTGTWCGYCPRVAFGIQKVENEGLAAIPVAIHRGSTNPSSSGYDPFNYEASALESYIGLTGYPTAKLNRKIDWINETSINEPKNLIKLNSDLGLALNSTVSGGNINLDVNIKFDANLTGLKLVVYVLEDNLIQNQTNYTSYFGGASTLTNFEHDHVLRACLTNLVDGDDLTGTTDGATVTKNFNLAIPSNITNSANMSFVAFVIDSSGKAINVRSAAPNVNQTFEENL
- a CDS encoding DUF6029 family protein; protein product: MKKLFLALILVNTTLVVGQEQDTIKNKLKFFGGYEHNGQWYTNDVNRKIQHDSVPLRSNNYLSLNLNYGKFTVGTQVESYVNEALLNFNPEYRKTNIGTFYANYKSNKLDVTLGHFYEQFGSGLALRTWEDRSLGINNALRGARIKYAPIEGLELRGLYGRQRTGFAISAGHIFGLNLEAQLATLFNWQNFNFNYGFSYVGRNETFPEEVLTKADELTSVFSNRLEFNRKGFYFNTEYVFKTEDVIYNLASLKYDFVKPGNALLLNFGFAKKGFGIDVNLRRIENMMLLSERKPTAYPALQSSSLNYNDKFLNFIPSLTKQHHSNLANIYVYQSQSQLVMNESTNTNKFGEIGGQVDVFYEFKKGSNLGGKYGTKIALNLASWYNLKAKFAYYDAFGNSKLDYKTDFSGSKEKYFSDYNIEISKKLTPKIKSSIAYINQYYNNQQIQGIFQDYLVKTNILFVESTFILPKSKAITVSAEHMWANNDRKNWLGGSIEYNHNANWSIFAMDMFNYGYDESIHPINSIDLFDIHFYNFGTAYKKGSTRIALNYGRQRGGLVCAGGVCRFVPPSTGLGLQITTSF